In the Streptomyces sp. 3214.6 genome, CGGGTGTACCCCTCGCGCGAGTCGAGATGTTCGAAAAGTTCCTCGCGCACCGCTGATCCGGCTTCCGCCCGCTCCCCCACCCCACCGACCCGAGGAGGCGCCCGATGGCGAAGACCGGCGACCGCTCCCATGCCGTGCCCGGCTCCGCGCTCGACGCGCTGCACTTCGCGCTGGACCGCGCCAGCCCGGTGCCGCTCTACTACCAGCTCGCCCAGCAGCTGGAGGCGGCCATCGAGCACGGCGCGCTCGCCCCCGGCAACCTCCTGGGCAACGAGATCGACCTGTCGACCCGCCTCGGCCTGTCCCGCCCGACCGTCCGCCAGGCCATCCAGTCACTCGTCGACAAGGGCCTGCTGGTGCGGCGACGGGGAGTCGGCACGCAGGTCGTGCACAGCCAGGTGAAACGGCCGCTTGAACTGTCCAGCCTCTACGACGACCTGCAGGCGGCCGGACAGGGGCCCACCACGCACGTCGTCCGCAACGAACGCGTGCCGGCGACCGCCGACGTGGCCGCCGCGCTCGGCATCGCGGAGGGCAGCGAGGTCACGCTCCTGGAGCGGCTGCGCGCCACCCACGGCGAGCCAGTGGCGTTCCTGTGCAACTACCTGCCCCCGGCCCTCCTGGACCTCGACACCGAACGCCTGGAGGCCACCGGCCTGTACCGGCTGCTGCGCTCCGCGGGCATCACCCTGCACAGCGCCCGCCAGACCATCGGCGCCCGCTCCGCCACCGCCGAGGAGGCCGCCCTCCTCACGGAGAAGGAAGGGGCGGCCCTGCTCACCATGCAGCGCACGGCCTACGACGACACCGGCCGACCGGTCGAGTACGGCACCCACATCTACCGCGCGTCCCGCTACGCCTTCGACTTCCAACTGCTGGTCAGACCCTAGACACCCAGTGCTAGCGGGGCGCCATGCGCAGGGCGCCGTCCATGCGGATGGTCTCGCCGTTGAGGTAGTCGTGGTCGACGATCGTCAGGGCGAGCCGCGCGTACTCCTCGGGCCGGGCCAGGCGCCGCGGGAAGGGCACGCCCGCCGCGAGGCCGGCCCGGAACTCCTCCGACACCGTGGCCAGCATCGGCGTCTCCACGATGCCCGGGGCGATGGTGCACACCCGGATGCCGTACTGCGCGAGGTCGCGGGCGGCGGGCAGGGTGAGGCCGACGACGCCGCCCTTGGAGGACGAGTAGGCGGCCTGGCCGATCTGTCCGTCGTACGCGGCGATCGAGGCGGTGTTGACGATGACGCCCCGCTGGCCGTCCTCGTCGGCCTCCGTCGCGGCGATGGCCTCGGAGGCCAGCGCGAGCACGTTGAACGTGCCGATCAGGTTGATCTGGATCACCTTGGCGTACAGGGCGAGGTCGTGTACGCCCTTCTTGCCGAGGATCCGCGCGGAGGGGCCGATGCCGGCGCAGTTGACGACGGTGCGCAGCGGGACACCGGCCCCCGCCGCCGTGGCGACGGCCGCGCCCACCTGTTCGGGGTCGGTGACGTCGGCGGGCACATAGGTCACGCCCGGCACCTCGGGCGCCTTGTCGATGCCGTCCTTGAGGTCGAGGGCGAAGACCCGGGCGCCGCGCTCCGCGAGAGCCTTCGCGGTGGCCGCGCCGAGGCCGGACGCACCGCCGGTGACGAGGGCGGCGGTGTTCTCGAGCTGCATCATCACTCCTTGCCGAGGACGGTGAGCACACCGCCCTCGTCACGGTCCAGCGCACGGGAGATGATCATGCGCTGGATCTGGTTGGTTCCTTCGAAGATCTGCATGACCTTGGCCTCGCGCATATAGCGCTCCACGGGGAAGTCACGGGTGTACCCGTACCCCCCGAGGACCTGCACGGCGTCCGTGGTCAC is a window encoding:
- a CDS encoding GntR family transcriptional regulator, with the translated sequence MAKTGDRSHAVPGSALDALHFALDRASPVPLYYQLAQQLEAAIEHGALAPGNLLGNEIDLSTRLGLSRPTVRQAIQSLVDKGLLVRRRGVGTQVVHSQVKRPLELSSLYDDLQAAGQGPTTHVVRNERVPATADVAAALGIAEGSEVTLLERLRATHGEPVAFLCNYLPPALLDLDTERLEATGLYRLLRSAGITLHSARQTIGARSATAEEAALLTEKEGAALLTMQRTAYDDTGRPVEYGTHIYRASRYAFDFQLLVRP
- a CDS encoding SDR family NAD(P)-dependent oxidoreductase; the protein is MQLENTAALVTGGASGLGAATAKALAERGARVFALDLKDGIDKAPEVPGVTYVPADVTDPEQVGAAVATAAGAGVPLRTVVNCAGIGPSARILGKKGVHDLALYAKVIQINLIGTFNVLALASEAIAATEADEDGQRGVIVNTASIAAYDGQIGQAAYSSSKGGVVGLTLPAARDLAQYGIRVCTIAPGIVETPMLATVSEEFRAGLAAGVPFPRRLARPEEYARLALTIVDHDYLNGETIRMDGALRMAPR